The nucleotide window TCAATTCGGTGAGCATTACCTTCTTGCAGATGCGTTTTGCCCAAGCACAAACAAGAGTTGGACGCACTTAGGATGGATTTGAGCAAGTGAGAGGAAGAGTTCCTTGCGAAGCAGAGACAAGAGTTTGCCGCCAAGCAGAGACAGTGGGCAAGAAATGAGAAGAGTTCGTGGAGGCGCTAAGGATTGGATTTGGgcaagcaaaaagaaaagttccTGGAGGCGCTAAGGATTTGATGGGCTCTTAGGATTTTCGATTTGGGAAACCAGAGAGGAGAACGTGTGTCTTCTTCATCGTCCAAACCTGCCTTTCTCTGCGCGTCTTCTTCATCCCTCAAACCtgcctttctctttcctcacaTGCCACTCACGTGTTGAATAACAATGCCTCAACAGGTTACTAAGTCATTGAATCTCAGCCATCCTTTTTTAACATGGAAACTCAGCCGTTGGATAGCCGGCTATACCGGTACAGCTGAGGCACCACAGAATTTTCGCCTTTCCAAAGCTCATAAGGAGTTGAAGTTGTGCCCGGTCTAAGATATACACGATTTGCTGTATAACATGTTGTGCTAATAGCTTCTGCCCAAAATTTCTTTGCTATCTTAGCACTTGTCAAGATCACATGACCCATTTCAAGCAAGGTGCGATTCTTCCTCTCAACCACCCCATTATGTTGAGGTGTAATAGGTGCTGAAAATTCGTGCTTTAttcctttctcttcacaaTATTCAGCAAAGCTTACATTTTCAAATTCCGTTCCATGGTCTGTTCGAAGTCTCATGGTAGTAACATGTGAAGCATTTTTCTGTTGCATAGGCCACGAAAACTCTTGAATGCATCAGATTTTTCACAAAGAAAATCAACCCAAGTAAACCGAGTAAAGTCTTCCACCAACACCAACATATACTTCTTTCCGCCTAAACTCTCAGTCTGAACGGGACCAACTAAATCCATATGCAGCAAATCTAATGGCTGGGATATTGATATGTAGGATATGCTTTTATGAGCACTCTTGACTTGCTTACCTAATTGGCACGCACCACACACTCCTGCAGACTTACTACTTAACTTTGGCAGACCTCTGACACACTCATTCTTGGACAACTTCAAGAGATCACGAAAGTTGATATGACCAAGTCTTCTATGCCACAGTTCCATCACGTCATCAGTAGCTCGGTTGCACACAAGACTTTTGTTCTCATTCACCTGAATACAATAGCAATTATCTTTGGATCTCATGCCACTCATAACCTTCTTTCCTTGCAAATCAGCAACATAGCATTGATCTTTATCAAACCACACACTGCTACCATCATCACAAAGTTGACTGATGCTTATCAAATTTGCCTGCAAATTTTCCACCAACATGACATTTGTTAAGAATGGTGAGCCAAGTGTCTCAACATCTCATTTCCCTAAAATTTTACCTTTACTTCCATCTCCAAATGTCACAGAGCCTTCCATACACTCTGTATTCAGATTTGTAAACCAACATTTATCACCAGACATATGTCTTGAACAACTAATGTCGAAATACCATGTATCAGATTTTCTAGCAGATAAAGCCATTAAAGTCACCAAgcatttttcttccttttttctccACACTAGTTTGGTTCTTTGAGATGGATTAAAATTTCTTGGAGAATAGCTGTAAGCtgacctcttcttctttctaagCACTTTGCATCTAGGTCGTATATGACCAAAAACTCCACAAAAATGACAGATTGGTATAAATTTCTTTAGGCTAACCTTCACTTCAGTAGAAGAAGATTCTTTGATGAATTTCACAGCTTTGACCTCTTGCTTAGACCTTTCACTTTCAAAACCCAAGCATCTCGTATCACCAGCCCTTTTTCCTAGACTTAACATCCTGTCAATCTTCTCTGCACCAATGATCATACCAAATATTTTTTCCATTGCTAATTTTAATTCAGCACTAACATGGTCCCTTTCGAAAGTAAGAGAAACAttcatatctttctgcagctGGTACTTGTCTTGGAGCatctgaattttttcaagcCACCCACGcaaattttcttctgttttcagCTGGGATTGAAAGGCAGCTTCAGTCCTAGTCAGTTCTTCTTGTAGAAAGACCACTTGATCAGCAAGCTctgcatttttcttcttcagtttttcagaGGAATCATAGAGACTGTTGAATTGCTTCATCGCCACTTCTATCTCAGGTTCTTCAACATCAGAGTTCTCATCCTTTTGCGCATGAATTCTCCCACAGTAAGCAATAACCTgatcttcattttctgaactTGAATCATTATCAGACTTACTATCACTCCAAGTTGCTGccattactttatttttcccacTATTTTGCTTCCTCAAATTATTTGCGCATTCAGAGGCAAAGTGTCCATATCCACCACATTCAAAGCACTTCAGTGAATCTTTAGAGCCCTTTTTCTCCATAGTTCTAGTTGTATGTGATAACTTGTCAGAAGTAAACTCACGAGGACGACTCCCTCTTGTACTTGAACCTGAATTTCCTCTTTGTTCACCAGGTCTTGAATTcttagattttaaaaactcaCGAAATTGTTTTGTAAGCAAAGCATAATCCATTTTGTCTTCTGACACACTGTCACTTCCATCTTCTTTCACTGTATTTAGAGCAATGCCcttgcttttctttatttctggaAATTCCATCTCATAAGTGGTAAGAGAACCAATTAATTCAGTAAGTTTATAATTGTTCAAATTCTTACACTCTTCAATCGCTGTCTTCTTGGTGTGATACATCATAGGCAGAGATCTCAAAATCTTTTTCACTATTCTGTGTTCAGGAATTGCATCACCAAGGTTGCTGCAAGCATTCACCACCACACTCAATCTAGCATAAAATTTAGcaaattttttagtttcaagCATCTTCATATTTTCAAACTTAGTCATCAATTGTTGAAGTTTGGATTCTCTTACAGTGGCATTCCCTTCATGaataatttccaaaatatCCCAAGCCTCCTTTGAGGTTTTGCAATGACATATAAACTTAAATTTTTCAGCTGATATTGCAGTGAAGATGGAGTTAAGACCTTTTTGATTGTAGGCACTCatatcattttcttcatcagtCCACTCCGTGTTTGACTTAATTACAACCTTTGCTGTCGACTAGCCTTCACCTTCAACCTCTTTTTCATGCCCTTAAATTTCCTTTGTTGGAGGTTCCCAACCGTTCTCAATGGTTGTCCACACCTTCATACCTTGAGCCCATAGAAAAGATTTCATCTTGGCTTTCCAAGCCCCATAATTAGTATTCTCATCAAGAAACGGAGGATGAGTCACAGACCCACATGCACGATCCATTCTAGCACAGCCCAACGATCTCACTAAGCACGTCTAGTgacccgctctgataccaattgaAATTCCCTAGAATGGCCAACTAATCTGTTTCTTAATACTTAAACACCACAGCAGGATTGAAATATTGTAACAATCCTGTAAGCAAAAATTCCAGAATATTCAGCagaataaattcaaataaaaacgCAAACAATTGCACATGGGACACACGATATGTTGACGCAATAAAAAACCTCAAGATGAGGAAAACAACTGCGGGCACTATGCCGGAGAACAAATCACTATGAGAAAGAATACAAAAAGGTCTTACAAGTCTCAACTCACAAGACTAACGCTCACAAGGCAGACTTGCCTACTTGCCTTTGCTACTCAACCCAACCAGCGATCTTGTCTTCCTTCGTCAACAAGAGATGGCACAACTCTGGTCTCGACTGCTCACACCTCAAGGCACGATTGCTGATCACCAACATGCATAATGCTCGTGAACTCACACATATATGAAAAGATGATGATTTAATCACTCATGGAGGCTAACAAGGAATAGCCACATGAGTTTTCAATATAAACTCTCAAAAAACCTCTCTGCAAATATTATGtcgttctttttcttttcaacgtTGCAGACACACAAAGCAAAAACGGCTAAGTTCCTTTCTTGTATTACACGCTTAAAACTAGGTCAGAGACCAAAAAAGGCTTTTAGCAAAAATGGGCTTGTTAACAAATAAAtgattt belongs to Prunus persica cultivar Lovell chromosome G4, Prunus_persica_NCBIv2, whole genome shotgun sequence and includes:
- the LOC109948713 gene encoding uncharacterized protein LOC109948713, with translation MSAYNQKGLNSIFTAISAEKFKFICHCKTSKEAWDILEIIHEGNATVRESKLQQLMTKFENMKMLETKKFAKFYARLSVVVNACSNLGDAIPEHRIVKKILRSLPMMYHTKKTAIEECKNLNNYKLTELIGSLTTYEMEFPEIKKSKGIALNTVKEDGSDSVSEDKMDYALLTKQFREFLKSKNSRPGEQRGNSGSSTRGSRPREFTSDKLSHTTRTMEKKGSKDSLKCFECGGYGHFASECANNLRKQNSGKNKVMAATWSDSKSDNDSSSENEDQVIAYCGRIHAQKDENSDVEEPEIEVAMKQFNSLYDSSEKLKKKNAELADQVVFLQEELTRTEAAFQSQLKTEENLRGWLEKIQMLQDKYQLQKDMNVSLTFERDHVSAELKLAMEKIFGMIIGAEKIDRMLSLGKRAGDTRCLGFESERSKQEVKAVKFIKESSSTEVKVSLKKFIPICHFCGVFGHIRPRCKVLRKKKRSAYSYSPRNFNPSQRTKLVWRKKEEKCLVTLMALSARKSDTWYFDISCSRHMSGDKCWFTNLNTECMEGSANLISISQLCDDGSSVWFDKDQCYVADLQGKKVMSGMRSKDNCYCIQVNENKSLVCNRATDDVMELWHRRLGHINFRDLLKLSKNECVREFSWPMQQKNASHVTTMRLRTDHGTEFENVSFAEYCEEKGIKHEFSAPITPQHNGVVERKNRTLLEMGHVILTSAKIAKKFWAEAISTTCYTANRVYLRPGTTSTPYELWKGENSVVPQLYRYSRLSNG